A genome region from Schistocerca nitens isolate TAMUIC-IGC-003100 chromosome 4, iqSchNite1.1, whole genome shotgun sequence includes the following:
- the LOC126252897 gene encoding protein hairy isoform X2: MTAAINRDRLTVPRHRWPCSADRESHLAMRSNKPIMEKRRRARINNCLNELKTLILDAMKKDPARHSKLEKADILEMTVKHLESLQRQQSAMAAATDPSVVNKFRAGFSECAGEVGRFPGLEANVRRRLLSHLASCLNGSAMAAQAATAAAQAASVHDQQQQPPNTAGVTGAPTQQVTAMPVTAAPTTATATAVQVHIVPAVGTSGEHATGPLLLTTAGAVSAGGLQLLPTRLPNGDIALVLPRSQLPQPQQQQPSQQQQQQQQAQQQSTPTVLPTLVPIPTRTASTASAASSTSSMSSVSSASSSPSGSASGSSSASVSPVAFERLAVNSSPPAPPLVSPPAPTVVVAAPPMVSSPVPPTPPAPTSPVVLCRDVATSPANLYYQPRPYSPPMQKPLSLVVRKTAQPVEEEKPWRPW, translated from the exons ATGACTGCCGCGATAAACAGAGATCGACTCACCGTGCCACGGCACCGCTGGCCCTGTTCTGCCGACCGCGAGTCACATCTCGCCATGCGG AGCAACAAGCCCATCATGGAGAAGCGGCGACGTGCCCGGATTAACAACTGCCTCAACGAGCTCAAGACTCTCATCCTGGACGCCATGAAGAAAGAT CCGGCGCGCCACTCGAAGCTGGAGAAGGCGGACATCCTGGAGATGACGGTGAAGCACCTGGAGTCGCTGCAGCGGCAGCAGTCGGCGATGGCGGCGGCGACGGACCCCTCGGTGGTGAACAAGTTCCGCGCCGGCTTCAGCGAGTGCGCCGGGGAGGTGGGCCGTTTCCCAGGGCTGGAGGCGAACGTGCGCCGCCGCCTGCTGTCGCACCTCGCCAGCTGCCTCAACGGCAGCGCCATGGCCGCCCAGGCCGCCACTGCAGCCGCGCAGGCCGCCTCCGTCCACGACCAGCAGCAGCAG CCACCAAACACTGCTGGAGTGACGGGAGCACCCACACAGCAGGTAACAGCTATGCCTGTGACTGCAGCACCGACAACAGCGACAGCCACGGCAGTGCAGGTCCACATTGTACCTGCCGTGGGCACCTCTGGGGAGCATGCGACTGGCCCGCTGCTGCTGACGACAGCGGGTGCAGTGAGTGCCGGTGGGTTGCAGCTCCTGCCCACCAGGCTGCCCAATGGAGACATCGCACTAGTGCTGCCTCGCTCGCAACTACCTCAaccccagcagcagcagccgtcacaacagcagcagcagcagcagcaggctcaACAGCAATCCACCCCCACCGTACTGCCTACACTGGTGCCAATACCCACACGCACTGCCTCCACTGCTTCTGCAGCCTCCTCCACATCAAGCATGTCCTCTGTCTCATCGGCATCCTCTTCTCCGTCTGGCAGTGCCTCGGGATCTTCATCTGCATCAGTGTCACCGGTGGCCTTTGAGAGGCTGGCAGTCAATAGTAGCCCTCCTGCACCTCCGTTAGTCAGTCCCCCTGCACCGACGGTAGTTGTTGCTGCTCCTCCCATGGTCTCGTCACCAGTACCTCCCACGCCACCTGCACCCACCTCGCCTGTCGTCCTGTGCCGGGATGTGGCTACATCACCAGCTAACCTTTATTACCAGCCGAGGCCTTATAGCCCACCGATGCAGAAACCTCTCTCATTAGTTGTCCGGAAGACGGCACAGCCTGTTGAGGAAGAGAAACCCTGGAGACCATGGTGA
- the LOC126252897 gene encoding protein hairy isoform X1: MVTGGPTAGPGPAPCVVTPAPTPPPGSAAAAAAAAASTSPAPDVGGGPIAVQRRSASETRRSNKPIMEKRRRARINNCLNELKTLILDAMKKDPARHSKLEKADILEMTVKHLESLQRQQSAMAAATDPSVVNKFRAGFSECAGEVGRFPGLEANVRRRLLSHLASCLNGSAMAAQAATAAAQAASVHDQQQQPPNTAGVTGAPTQQVTAMPVTAAPTTATATAVQVHIVPAVGTSGEHATGPLLLTTAGAVSAGGLQLLPTRLPNGDIALVLPRSQLPQPQQQQPSQQQQQQQQAQQQSTPTVLPTLVPIPTRTASTASAASSTSSMSSVSSASSSPSGSASGSSSASVSPVAFERLAVNSSPPAPPLVSPPAPTVVVAAPPMVSSPVPPTPPAPTSPVVLCRDVATSPANLYYQPRPYSPPMQKPLSLVVRKTAQPVEEEKPWRPW, from the exons ATGGTGACCGGAGGGCCGACTGCAGGTCCGGGGCCGGCGCCGTGCGTCGTGACGCCCGCCCCCACGCCCCCGCCGGGCTCTGCGGCCGCCGCGGCGGCAGCCGCAGCCTCCACGTCCCCTGCGCCCGATGTCGGCGGCGGACCGATAGCCGTGCAGCGGCGCAGTGCCAGCGAAACGCGGCGG AGCAACAAGCCCATCATGGAGAAGCGGCGACGTGCCCGGATTAACAACTGCCTCAACGAGCTCAAGACTCTCATCCTGGACGCCATGAAGAAAGAT CCGGCGCGCCACTCGAAGCTGGAGAAGGCGGACATCCTGGAGATGACGGTGAAGCACCTGGAGTCGCTGCAGCGGCAGCAGTCGGCGATGGCGGCGGCGACGGACCCCTCGGTGGTGAACAAGTTCCGCGCCGGCTTCAGCGAGTGCGCCGGGGAGGTGGGCCGTTTCCCAGGGCTGGAGGCGAACGTGCGCCGCCGCCTGCTGTCGCACCTCGCCAGCTGCCTCAACGGCAGCGCCATGGCCGCCCAGGCCGCCACTGCAGCCGCGCAGGCCGCCTCCGTCCACGACCAGCAGCAGCAG CCACCAAACACTGCTGGAGTGACGGGAGCACCCACACAGCAGGTAACAGCTATGCCTGTGACTGCAGCACCGACAACAGCGACAGCCACGGCAGTGCAGGTCCACATTGTACCTGCCGTGGGCACCTCTGGGGAGCATGCGACTGGCCCGCTGCTGCTGACGACAGCGGGTGCAGTGAGTGCCGGTGGGTTGCAGCTCCTGCCCACCAGGCTGCCCAATGGAGACATCGCACTAGTGCTGCCTCGCTCGCAACTACCTCAaccccagcagcagcagccgtcacaacagcagcagcagcagcagcaggctcaACAGCAATCCACCCCCACCGTACTGCCTACACTGGTGCCAATACCCACACGCACTGCCTCCACTGCTTCTGCAGCCTCCTCCACATCAAGCATGTCCTCTGTCTCATCGGCATCCTCTTCTCCGTCTGGCAGTGCCTCGGGATCTTCATCTGCATCAGTGTCACCGGTGGCCTTTGAGAGGCTGGCAGTCAATAGTAGCCCTCCTGCACCTCCGTTAGTCAGTCCCCCTGCACCGACGGTAGTTGTTGCTGCTCCTCCCATGGTCTCGTCACCAGTACCTCCCACGCCACCTGCACCCACCTCGCCTGTCGTCCTGTGCCGGGATGTGGCTACATCACCAGCTAACCTTTATTACCAGCCGAGGCCTTATAGCCCACCGATGCAGAAACCTCTCTCATTAGTTGTCCGGAAGACGGCACAGCCTGTTGAGGAAGAGAAACCCTGGAGACCATGGTGA